In one Streptomyces sp. NBC_00597 genomic region, the following are encoded:
- a CDS encoding LamG-like jellyroll fold domain-containing protein → MRRSRGLTAALVLSLAGAGTGIGLVLMPEASAITPPVAFTADELPTWQPNGVVFAMDEANGTVFAGGTFSAVRPPDGTSGAEQEAVNFVALDAATGNPTSCKLAFTVGDGSATVRALAVSKDKKTLYAGGYFGAVNGTPVSSLAAIDIASCTPKAAFHPGIPATVRGLAVSDDTLYVAGDFGTVEGQTRERFAAVDAGSGALKPFVANADEPGRAVEVTPDGKNVLLGGDFFSVNGKNTHALAVVDATTGAVSKTYSNIPSNSVVKDIATDSTGFYTGNEGSGGGVFDGRIGLNLSDFSEKWRDRCLGATQAVLPYDGVLYSASHAHDCSLEGQFPDGKRNFFNAQLTNYEGAAPAPVDGFVRSPSKLGWHPTANDGLGEGIGPRALTIAEKGDVKYMWAGGEFTAINGKPQQALTRFASTGDVGAPTTPVASAGSVKPGEAQVRWRTSYDADDSKLTYRIYRNGSSTPIATVSAESLEWQRPQASWNDTTVKAGQSYTYRVTATDGAGNTSALSATASVTVPTSVQSYPDQVRTDGATLYWRYDDTVSPYVADSSVGGNTSGVQLNAPALRQTPGAISGASTAMGFNGTSQQVYSDHRQTVGNAFSVETWFKTSTTRGGKLIGFGNNTDRSSGTYDKQIYMTNTGRLVFGVYSGSTRTITTGLFDTYNDNKWHHVVGAMGASGMELIVDGQSKGTLNVTSSISYEGFWHVGGDNLGSWPTKPTSNFFAGQIDETAVYPKALTAAQAKNHYDLAKAPSDSVSKVSATEDTYVNQGAPSAANGATTSLAVRGTSAYETYLRFNLPAAPAGQVLKSAALQIKTSTQANAGTADKVSVVPVTGTWSGASTTFNTKPALGTTALGAFASVPDGSATASTPLDTAVLSSVLGSSYSVALTSTGTDPLWIWSMESTAADAAPQLVLTFGPK, encoded by the coding sequence ATGCGTAGATCCAGAGGGCTGACTGCTGCCCTCGTCCTGTCACTGGCCGGCGCCGGCACCGGCATAGGCCTGGTGCTGATGCCCGAGGCGTCCGCCATCACGCCTCCCGTGGCATTCACCGCGGACGAGCTGCCGACCTGGCAGCCCAACGGAGTCGTCTTCGCGATGGACGAGGCCAACGGCACCGTCTTCGCGGGCGGCACCTTCTCGGCCGTCCGCCCGCCCGACGGCACCAGCGGCGCCGAGCAGGAAGCGGTGAACTTCGTGGCGCTCGACGCCGCGACGGGCAACCCGACCTCGTGCAAGCTGGCCTTCACCGTCGGCGACGGTTCCGCGACCGTGCGCGCGCTGGCCGTCTCCAAGGACAAGAAGACGCTGTACGCGGGCGGCTACTTCGGCGCCGTCAACGGCACCCCGGTCTCCAGCCTCGCCGCGATCGACATCGCGAGCTGCACCCCCAAGGCCGCCTTCCACCCGGGCATCCCCGCCACCGTGCGCGGACTCGCCGTCAGCGACGACACCCTGTACGTGGCCGGCGACTTCGGCACGGTCGAGGGCCAGACCCGTGAGCGGTTCGCCGCCGTCGACGCCGGCTCCGGTGCGCTCAAGCCCTTCGTCGCCAACGCCGACGAGCCCGGCCGCGCCGTCGAGGTCACCCCGGACGGCAAGAACGTCCTGCTGGGCGGTGACTTCTTCTCGGTCAACGGCAAGAACACCCACGCCCTGGCCGTCGTGGACGCCACCACCGGCGCGGTCTCCAAGACGTACAGCAACATCCCGTCGAACTCCGTGGTCAAGGACATCGCCACCGACTCGACCGGCTTCTACACCGGCAACGAGGGCTCCGGCGGCGGCGTCTTCGACGGCCGCATCGGCCTGAACCTCAGCGACTTCAGCGAGAAGTGGCGCGACCGCTGCCTCGGCGCTACCCAGGCCGTCCTGCCGTACGACGGAGTGCTCTACAGCGCCTCGCACGCCCACGACTGCTCCCTGGAGGGGCAGTTCCCCGACGGCAAGCGCAACTTCTTCAACGCGCAGCTGACCAACTACGAAGGCGCCGCCCCCGCGCCCGTGGACGGCTTCGTGCGCAGCCCGAGCAAGCTCGGCTGGCACCCCACCGCCAACGACGGCCTCGGTGAGGGCATCGGTCCGCGCGCCCTGACCATCGCCGAGAAGGGCGACGTCAAGTACATGTGGGCCGGCGGCGAGTTCACCGCCATCAACGGCAAGCCCCAGCAGGCGCTCACCCGCTTCGCCTCCACCGGCGACGTCGGCGCCCCGACGACCCCGGTCGCGAGCGCCGGCAGCGTCAAGCCCGGCGAGGCCCAGGTCCGCTGGCGCACCAGCTACGACGCGGACGACAGCAAGCTGACGTACCGCATCTACCGCAACGGCTCGTCCACCCCGATCGCGACGGTCTCCGCCGAGTCCCTGGAGTGGCAGCGCCCGCAGGCCTCCTGGAACGACACCACCGTCAAGGCCGGCCAGTCGTACACCTACCGCGTGACGGCCACCGACGGGGCGGGCAACACCAGCGCCCTGTCGGCCACCGCCTCGGTCACGGTCCCGACCTCGGTCCAGTCCTACCCGGACCAGGTCCGCACCGACGGCGCCACCTTGTACTGGCGCTACGACGACACCGTCAGCCCGTACGTCGCCGACTCCTCGGTGGGCGGCAACACCAGCGGCGTCCAGCTCAACGCCCCGGCGCTGCGCCAGACGCCCGGCGCGATCAGCGGCGCCAGCACGGCCATGGGCTTCAACGGCACCAGCCAGCAGGTGTACAGCGACCACCGCCAGACGGTGGGCAACGCCTTCTCGGTCGAGACCTGGTTCAAGACGAGCACCACGCGCGGCGGCAAGCTGATCGGCTTCGGCAACAACACCGACCGCAGCAGCGGCACGTACGACAAGCAGATCTACATGACCAACACCGGTCGTCTGGTCTTCGGCGTCTACAGCGGGTCGACCCGCACCATCACCACCGGCCTGTTCGACACGTACAACGACAACAAGTGGCACCACGTCGTCGGCGCCATGGGCGCGAGCGGCATGGAGCTGATCGTCGACGGCCAGAGCAAGGGCACGCTGAACGTCACCAGCTCCATCTCGTACGAGGGCTTCTGGCACGTCGGCGGCGACAACCTCGGCAGCTGGCCGACCAAGCCGACGAGCAACTTCTTCGCCGGCCAGATCGACGAGACGGCCGTCTACCCGAAGGCGCTCACCGCGGCCCAGGCCAAGAACCACTACGACCTGGCCAAGGCGCCCTCCGACTCGGTCTCCAAGGTCTCCGCGACCGAGGACACCTACGTCAACCAGGGCGCTCCGAGCGCCGCCAACGGCGCGACCACCTCGCTGGCCGTCCGCGGCACCTCGGCGTACGAGACGTACCTGCGCTTCAACCTGCCGGCCGCTCCGGCCGGGCAGGTCCTGAAGTCCGCCGCGCTCCAGATCAAGACGTCGACCCAGGCGAACGCCGGTACGGCCGACAAGGTGTCCGTGGTCCCGGTCACCGGCACCTGGAGCGGTGCGAGCACGACGTTCAACACCAAGCCCGCCCTCGGCACCACCGCGCTCGGCGCGTTCGCGAGCGTGCCGGACGGCTCGGCGACCGCGAGCACCCCGCTGGACACCGCCGTGCTCTCCTCGGTGCTGGGCAGCAGCTACAGCGTGGCTCTGACGAGCACGGGCACCGACCCGCTGTGGATCTGGTCCATGGAGTCGACGGCCGCGGACGCCGCTCCGCAGCTCGTCCTCACCTTCGGCCCGAAGTAA